From Theileria annulata chromosome 1, complete sequence, *** SEQUENCING IN PROGRESS ***, one genomic window encodes:
- a CDS encoding 30S ribosomal protein S16, putative (Tap349e08.q2ks7.C.cand.111 - score = 15.90): MINRMFLPYYSKSRGPPRLRFQVMGKRGKRFLMLVAANQRDPRDGKHMEVLGSVQRRPINPIPSSIGENHESLSEIRLRFSRIKFWLGVGCDMNVSVATVLSQANLIPPHPPKFGERTRGHFHLLSQIVENRQQVHLNRVKTFLLRESPCVNDDEDVYKPDLEETPARIVQNKIYPPELKELDQAAHFDITEEPLNPEKKVLRKLVR; the protein is encoded by the exons ATGATAAATAGAATGTTTTTGCCATATTATTCCAAGTCTAGAGGCCCTCCTAGGTTAAGATTCCAGGTTATGGGAAAAAGAG GGAAGAGGTTTTTAATGCTAGTTGCAGCTAATCAGAGGGATCCTAGAGACGGTAAGCATATGGAAGTTTTAGGAAGTGTGCAGAGGAGACCAATTAATCCAATTCCGTCATCTATTGGAGAAAACCACGAGAGTTTATCTGAAATAAGACTAAGGTTTAGTAGAATTAAGTTCTGGCTTGGCGTAGGGTGTGATATGAATGTCTCAGTTGCAACAGTTCTTTCACAAGCTAACCTAATTCCTCCACACCCGCCTAAATTTGGAGAGAGGACCAGGGGTCACTTTCACCTTTTATCGCAAATTGTTGAGAACAGGCAACAGGTTCATTTGAACAGAGTAAAGACTTTCCTTCTAAGGGAATCCCCCTGTGTAAATGACGATGAAGATGTGTATAAACCTGACCTTGAAGAAACTCCGGCAAGGATCGTTcagaataaaatttatccTCCAGAACTTAAAGAATTGGACCAGGCTGCTCACTTTGATATCACTGAAGAGCCTTTAAACCCTGAAAAGAAAGTTTTAAGAAAACTTGTTAGATAA
- a CDS encoding Tpr-related protein family member, putative (Tap349e08.q2ks7.C.cand.112 - score = 41.43;~9 probable transmembrane helices predicted for TA06635 by TMHMM2.0 at aa 20-39, 127-149, 159-181, 223-245, 656-678, 685-702, 735-757, 777-799 and 803-825) codes for MVCTCGETTIDSYLDDCPYLTTAYILAGLSMMLNIRLAYSSAPYALIRFRLPENLFSVFVRRMASALEFWCLPSMLLGNIMEIAQKVTADKKSEFKLDHSKQQQQDQGDNKTKLGTLIQMKRWKFMWIIFPSMVTMWSDFITYLILLIVYVTGGDTGNVTGYYFVIAVSGFIFGINMVLVYAADWRYTPVYIAGENAFPMLTSIIHYFATLIFGNRRRYNSDFMIVTIDICVAIVISFTTATLWTSAYYIMDHKSPNKILRFGVRPGQFGTADAYGTTRNTDLTFSVNLNGGTGFQSSGTIIITVGSDNFTELNSHTGDVTITLSGSGSIKKSDGEFARGINEPLNKGTQLVINATGRISTPNINGSDITIKGNLTVTSEGGKKLGTSLTLGPDSSDPSSNGLGGSITTEGTSNTVTIKENSTITLKDEALKAIKSLTQNAVTLSGTGGFKSSASITVSRDEGNNTDLSNLNVTSNLQITINDGSIRNSDGSELQRGTTLNKGTKLSIEANGQITEPRDASGTVKLTGTIVVTSNNVTIGNSGLNFNGGPNRTGVDGTLTLNDENGPPKYVKITNASSKITITSAAYTIIKKASDTIPSFFTIGAADPRNPEKVKHADGLDKEHDFTKHWHIMPSDKYDSNDLPDPTVVSPALMVIIGMGFVYCIYPGIAPGMIVPFFLVDKIETVLLVLTTFPPVIIAILQKHKAGWSPKTQHNGTRFGGWKSYNAFGDYNTTFYHGFDILMIIKMTLLVIFIYCLHYRDSHISRSIVNQPKMSTFLTIVFYMCHEFLLALGFSGVIGNNGATYIVLPAQYVGALLMIFLAFYSEGYIIEYKSHDPAH; via the coding sequence ATGGTATGTACATGTGGTGAGACCACCATTGATTCCTATTTGGATGACTGCCCATATTTAACTACAGCCTATATTCTTGCCGGTCTTTCAATGATGCTCAATATTCGTCTGGCATATAGTTCTGCTCCATATGCACTCATTAGATTCAGGTTGCCTGAGAATCTATTCAGTGTATTTGTTAGAAGAATGGCTAGTGCACTGGAATTTTGGTGTCTACCAAGTATGCTCCTGGGAAACATAATGGAGATCGCTCAGAAAGTTACTGCCGATAAGAAATCAGAATTTAAGTTGGACCACTCCAAACAACAACAACAAGACCAAGGTGATAATAAGACCAAGCTTGGAACCCTCATCCAAATGAAACGTTGGAAGTTCATGTGGATTATATTTCCTTCCATGGTGACTATGTGGTCTGACTTCAtaacatatttaatattattgatagTTTATGTAACTGGTGGTGACACTGGTAACGTTACTGGTTATTACTTTGTAATTGCAGTTTCTGGATTCATTtttggtattaatatgGTCCTGGTGTATGCTGCTGATTGGAGATACACCCCTGTCTATATTGCTGGTGAAAATGCATTTCCAATGTTAACATCAATCATACACTACTTTGCTACACTCATATTTGGTAATAGACGAAGATATAATAGCGACTTCATGATAGTAACTATTGATATTTGTGTTGCGATTGTAATCTCATTCACTACAGCTACTCTGTGGACCTCAGCATACTACATTATGGATCATAAAAGTCCAAATAAGATATTGAGATTCGGTGTTCGTCCAGGTCAATTTGGTACTGCTGATGCTTACGGTACTACTCGTAATACTGATCTTACCTTTAGTGTAAATCTCAATGGTGGTACTGGATTTCAGTCTAGTGGTACTATAATAATCACTGTAGGTAGtgataattttacagaACTCAACAGTCATACTGGTGATGTGACTATCACACTCTCCGGAAGTGGATCTATCAAGAAGTCTGATGGTGAATTCGCCAGAGGCATTAATGAACCACTCAATAAGGGTACTCAGCTAGTAATTAATGCCACTGGTAGAATCTCTACCcctaatattaatggttcagatattactattaaaGGTAATCTAACTGTAACCTCAGAAGGTGGTAAGAAACTTGGCACCTCACTCACCCTGGGTCCAGACTCTTCAGATCCTAGCAGTAATGGTCTAGGTGGATCCATAACAACAGAGGGTACTAGCAACACTGTCACAATCAAGGAAAATAGTACTATCACTTTGAAAGACGAGGCTCTAAAAGCTATTAAGTCTCTCACTCAAAATGCTGTTACTCTAAGTGGTACTGGTGGTTTTAAATCTAGTGCTAGTATCACTGTCAGCCGTGATGAAGGTAATAATACAGATTTATCAAATCTCAATGTTACTAGTAATCTTCAAATCACCATCAACGATGGTAGTATCAGGAATTCTGATGGTAGTGAACTCCAAAGAGGTACTACACTAAATAAGGGTACTAAGCTATCCATTGAAGCCAATGGTCAAATCACCGAACCTCGTGATGCTAGTGGCACTGTAAAACTTACAGGTACTATTGTGGTCACCTCCAATAATGTGACTATTGGCAACAGTGGTCTCAACTTTAATGGAGGTCCCAATCGTACTGGTGTCGATGGAACCCTTACACTAAATGATGAAAACGGTCCTCCTAAGTATGTCAAAATCACTAATGCTAGTAGTAAAATCACAATCACTAGTGCTGCCTACACCATAATCAAGAAGGCTTCTGATACAATTCCTAGTTTTTTTACCATTGGTGCTGCCGATCCTCGTAATCCTGAAAAGGTTAAACATGCCGATGGTCTCGATAAAGAACACGATTTTACTAAGCACTGGCATATCATGCCTTCAGATAAGTATGATTCTAATGATCTTCCAGACCCAACAGTTGTCTCTCCAGCACTGATGGTTATTATTGGTATGGGATTTGTATACTGTATATATCCTGGTATCGCACCCGGTATGATTGTGCCATTCTTTCTGGTTGATAAGATTGAAACTGTACTTTTAGTCCTGACTACATTCCCACCTGTAATTATTGCCATCCTACAAAAACACAAGGCTGGCTGGTCTCCTAAAACCCAACACAATGGTACTAGGTTTGGCGGATGGAAATCATACAATGCGTTCGGTGATTATAATACTACCTTTTATCATGGTTTTGACATTCTTATGATTATTAAGATGACACTTCTTGTTATCTTTATTTACTGTCTGCATTATAGAGATTCTCATATATCTAGATCTATTGTTAATCAACCTAAAATGTCCACATTCCTAACAAtagtattttatatgtgtcaTGAATTTTTGTTAGCATTGGGATTCTCAGGTGTTATAGGTAATAATGGAGCTACATACATTGTACTTCCAGCCCAGTATGTGGGTGCACTCCTAATGATCTTCCTGGCCTTTTATTCAGAAGGATacattatagaatataaaagtcATGATCCTGCACACTGA
- a CDS encoding Tpr-related protein family member, putative (Tap349e08.q2ks7.C.cand.113 - score = 16.46;~9 probable transmembrane helices predicted for TA06580 by TMHMM2.0 at aa 20-42, 108-130, 140-162, 202-224, 256-278, 291-309, 337-359, 380-402 and 407-426): protein MAQHNCTEAKENYGGKFSCPLLIAAYVFAGLAMMLNIRLSYSSAPYALIRFRLPENLFSVFVRRMASALELWCLPSMLLGNIMDLGVKGAIGSANEDNKKWWKFYCIIWSSIICQWLNFITYVILLIVYVIGGDQGRLTTFYWTIAISGVVFGINMTLVYSVDFYYIPVYIAGENSFPIVTSFMHYLSTLMFGNRRKWNSDYLIVMIDIGVAIIISFAAAVIWTVGYLCEVDDSTEVKDMKHIHANGFDGKFSEHLISPFLMVIVGMGLVYAIYPGIAPGMIVPFYLIDKIEMVLLIATFFPPVIIAILRKHASDYSPTHFDRGKAQPWSTYTAGVFYLSLNILMVIKILLAAIFICSLHYRDSSISRSIVNQPKMSTALSITFYMCHEILLAVGFSGVIGNDGGDFILIPQYIGALFMIFLAFYSEGYINEYKNHDPEHWSID, encoded by the coding sequence ATGGCACAACATAACTGTACTGAGGCCAAAGAGAATTATGGTGGTAAGTTTAGCTGTCCATTACTTATCGCAGCCTATGTATTTGCTGGTTTGGCTATGATGCTTAATATTAGACTATCATACAGCTCAGCTCCATATGCACTCATTAGATTCAGGTTGCCAGAAAACCTATTCAGTGTATTTGTTAGAAGAATGGCAAGTGCTTTGGAGCTTTGGTGTCTACCAAGTATGCTCCTAGGAAATATAATGGACCTAGGGGTTAAAGGAGCTATCGGCAGCGCCAACGAAGACAACAAGAAGTGGTGGAAATTCTATTGTATCATTTGGTCTTCCATTATTTGTCAGTGGTTAAATTTCATCACctatgttattttattgattGTATACGTTATAGGTGGTGACCAAGGTCGTCTAACAACCTTTTATTGGACTATTGCAATATCTGGTGTTGTTtttggtattaatatgACCCTGGTTTATTCTGTTGACTTCTATTATATACCTGTCTATATTGCTGGTGAAAATTCATTTCCAATTGTGACCTCATTCATGCACTATCTTAGTACTCTCATGTTTGGTAATAGGAGGAAGTGGAATAGTGACTACCTAATTGTCATGATTGATATTGGGGTAGCAATCATAATATCATTTGCAGCAGCTGTGATCTGGACAGTAGGGTACCTGTGTGAAGTTGATGATTCTACTGAAGTCAAGGATATGAAACACATACATGCAAATGGATTCGATGGAAAATTTTCTGAACATCTGATATCACCATTTTTGATGGTAATCGTAGGCATGGGTCTAGTTTATGCTATATATCCTGGAATAGCACCTGGTATGATTGTTCCATTCTATTTaattgataagattgaaATGGTACTTCTCATAGCTACATTCTTTCCGCCAGTAATAATAGCTATCTTGAGGAAACACGCATCAGATTACTCGCCTACACACTTCGACAGAGGTAAAGCTCAGCCATGGTCAACATACACTGCTGGTGTGTTCTATCTTAGTCTTAATATCCTTATGGTTATTAAGATCTTACTTGCTGCCATCTTTATATGTTCCCTTCACTATAGAGACTCCAGCATATCCAGGTCAATCGTTAATCAACCTAAAATGTCAACCGCACTATctattacattttatatgtgtcaTGAAATTCTACTGGCTGTAGGGTTTTCAGGTGTAATAGGCAATGATGGAGGTGACTTCATATTGATACCACAATACATTGGTGCCCTATTCATGATATTCCTAGCATTCTACTCAGAAGGTTACATTAATGAGTATAAAAATCATGATCCTGAACATTGGTCCATTGACTGA
- a CDS encoding sugar transporter, putative (Tap349e08.q2ks7.cand.12 - score = 61.65;~4 probable transmembrane helices predicted for TA06475 by TMHMM2.0 at aa 35-57, 129-151, 178-200 and 227-249;~GPI-Anchor Signal predicted for TA06475 by DGPI v2.04 with cleavage site probability 0.3306 near 305) — protein sequence MKGATSLSFLSLYYLGKTLYYESNKKLLSYLNNMVALSVLNMLSAVPFFALKWVLGLQSPPVFYPLQYTPEKINFKVDGVLGSVKKTLKNGVNRVKSYVMAYKTVMLQTTFLLAPKILTDSASLFTFRNTFFLNFLQTMEPVLTSLIYYFFDDLKLDTKTYLSLLPLVTGAAYATYSGVRSSFGVIAYFLLTNLGVYFTTDEMKEFLSQNMDKVGKNLTKSNLNSTVTISLYLLLSFVLVSEGCGFSYACDNLLKRIKGGDYEIIKYIFLSGLSNYMMNTARFGLFSELSPITKSVATTMLNLFNSLVVSVVSEGKLSKNELYGTALAIAGTFLYLLTK from the coding sequence ATGAAAGGCGCGACTAGTCTTTCTTTTCTTTCCCTTTATTACCTTGGGAAAACACTTTACTATGAATCAAACAAGAAATTGTTATCttatttgaataatatgGTTGCGTTATCGGTCCTGAATATGTTATCAGCGGTGCCATTTTTTGCTCTAAAGTGGGTGTTAGGTTTGCAATCACCGCCTGTGTTTTACCCCCTGCAATATACCCCTGAGAAGATTAATTTCAAAGTTGACGGCGTTTTGGGCTCTGTCAAGAAGACACTCAAAAACGGAGTTAACAGGGTGAAATCGTACGTTATGGCATATAAAACCGTCATGTTACAGACGACCTTTTTGCTTGCCCCAAAGATTCTTACAGATTCAGCTTCCTTATTCACCTTCCGAAACacattttttttaaatttcttgCAGACAATGGAACCCGTTCTTACCTCacttatttattacttttTTGACGACCTTAAGCTGGACACGAAGACCTATTTAAGCTTACTTCCACTTGTTACTGGAGCTGCCTACGCCACTTATTCCGGAGTTAGGTCCTCTTTTGGTGTGATAGCTTATTTTCTGCTCACAAACTTGGGGGTTTACTTTACAACTGACGAGATGAAGGAGTTCTTATCCCAAAATATGGACAAAGTTGGGAAGAACTTAACCAAGAGCAATTTAAACTCCACCGTCACCATATCTTTGTACTTACTACTATCATTTGTCTTAGTGTCCGAGGGCTGTGGCTTTAGTTACGCGTGCGATAATTTGCTCAAAAGAATAAAGGGTGGAGActatgaaattataaagtATATATTCCTTTCTGGGTTGTCTAACTACATGATGAATACGGCCAGATTCGGCCTCTTCTCTGAACTCTCGCCCATTACCAAATCAGTTGCAACTACCATGTTGAATCTATTTAACTCTCTTGTGGTCTCAGTTGTAAGTGAAGGTAAACTATCTAAAAACGAACTCTATGGCACAGCCCTAGCAATCGCAGGAACTTTTTTATACCTACTCaccaaataa
- a CDS encoding uncharacterized protein (2 probable transmembrane helices predicted for TA06420 by TMHMM2.0 at aa 10-32 and 53-75;~Signal peptide predicted for TA06420 by SignalP 2.0 HMM (Signal peptide probability 0.732, signal anchor probability 0.124) with cleavage site probability 0.204 between residues 28 and 29) — MIFCTSPGQVVSHTLSVCVLLSIISTSCNISRIDKPSKHYNRASLKCTYLHYILDYLSNIVKFLTYLFSVWVGILGIHNKFTSNKPRISTSKVQ, encoded by the coding sequence ATGATCTTTTGTACCTCACCAGGACAGGTTGTTAGCCACACCCTCTCGGTGTGTGTTCTTCTTTCCATTATTTCTACTTCCTGTAACATTAGTAGGATCGATAAACCTTCTAAACATTACAATAGAGCATCCCTCAAATGTACATATCTACACTATATACTAGACTATTTATCTAATATAGTTAAGTTTTTAACATATTTGTTTAGTGTGTGGGTTGGAATCCTTGGGATTCATAACAAATTCACCTCAAATAAACCACGAATTTCTACCTCAAAAGTACAATGA
- a CDS encoding clathrin-adaptor (medium) chain, putative (Tap349e08.q2ks7.cand.11 - score = 25.91) — MGGISGIYILDLKGRLIICRNYKADLLTNVCDAFYENVILQDSSTLKPVFHSDGCTFSWISQNGIYFIAVASSNYNVSLSISFLYRFVGVLTSYFKHLSEESIRDNFAIVYELLDEMVDNGFPQVTEVSVLREFIKNQYHQLTLDKVRPPTTMTNSVSWRREGIKHKKNELFLDVIESLDLILSASGTVLRSEIKGCLKMKSYLSNMPEVFLCLNDKLLFSTDSGTIGLDANGNSVKSFVELEDVKFHQCVELTKFNTDRTITFIPPDGEFELMTYRLRCRVKPLFSLYVTYNSKSSTRIEFYVKATSQFKSKSMATNVEFLIPVPSDVNCPEFNPTQGSVKYLPDQDAITWYVKQFQGDKVYTMFASFGLPSVSDESRNTFSKNPVKIKFEIPYYTVSGINVKHLRITDKTGYKALPWVRYITKNGDYQLRMT; from the coding sequence atGGGAGGTATAAGCGGAATATACATATTGGATTTGAAAGGAAggttaataatttgtagaAATTATAAAGCAGACCTTTTGACGAACGTATGCGACGCGTTTTACGAGAATGTAATATTACAAGACTCAAGTACACTAAAACCAGTGTTTCATAGCGATGGATGTACCTTTTCCTGGATTTCCCAAAATGGGATTTACTTTATAGCGGTAGCCTCATCAAACTATAACGTTTCACTGTCAATCTCGTTTTTGTACAGGTTTGTAGGAGTTTTAACCAGTTACTTTAAACACCTGAGCGAAGAAAGTATCAGAGATAACTTTGCAATTGTGTATGAATTACTGGATGAGATGGTGGATAACGGATTCCCCCAAGTGACAGAAGTAAGCGTTTTGAGAGAGTTTATTAAGAATCAATACCACCAATTAACACTTGACAAGGTGCGGCCGCCAACAACGATGACAAACTCAGTTTCATGGCGAAGAGAAGGAATCAAACATAAAAAGAACGAGCTGTTCCTCGACGTCATAGAGAGCCTAGACCTGATTTTGTCGGCAAGCGGAACCGTTTTAAGGTCTGAAATTAAAGGCTGCCTAAAGATGAAATCATACCTCTCAAATATGCCAGAAGTTTTTTTATGCCTTAATGATAAACTTTTATTCTCAACAGATTCCGGCACAATCGGCTTAGATGCTAATGGGAATTCTGTTAAAAGCTTTGTTGAACTGGAAGATGTCAAATTCCATCAGTGTGTTGAACTAACGAAGTTCAATACAGATCGCACAATTACATTTATACCACCAGACGGTGAATTCGAACTCATGACATATCGACTACGCTGTAGAGTTAAACCGCTTTTCTCACTCTATGTAACTTATAATAGTAAATCCAGCACCAGGATAGAGTTCTACGTGAAGGCAACTTCACAATTCAAGTCAAAATCAATGGCAACTAACGTTGAATTTCTTATCCCAGTACCATCAGATGTTAATTGCCCCGAATTTAATCCAACGCAGGGAAGTGTCAAGTATTTGCCAGACCAGGACGCAATAACTTGGTACGTTAAACAGTTTCAAGGAGATAAAGTTTACACAATGTTTGCATCATTTGGACTTCCCTCAGTCTCAGACGAGTCCAGAAACACATTCTCTAAGAACCCAGTCAAAATTAAGTTTGAAATTCCATATTACACAGTCTCGGGAATCAACGTTAAACACCTCAGAATCACTGATAAAACAGGATACAAAGCTCTTCCGTGGGTTAGATACATCACCAAAAACGGTGACTATCAACTAAGAATGACATAA
- a CDS encoding 26S proteasome subunit, putative (Tap349e08.q2ks7.cand.10 - score = 43.57), which yields MKDAEEDSEEKKKTVPLSETEVKILKSYGVGPYAAPIRAADNDIKEVINRINKLSGVKESDTGLNPPHMWDLVLDQRSLQEGAPLQVARCTNIINPGTPQAKYIINVKQIAKFVVGLGEKAAATDIEEGIRVGVDRNKYKIQITLPPKIDPSVTMMTVEEKPNITYNDIGGCKDQLEKLREVVEMPLLQPERFVQLGIDPPNGVLLYGPPGTGKTLTARAVANRTDACFICVIGSELVQNIIIILNDEIRYVGEGARLVRELFQMARSKKACILFIDEVDAIGGSRGEDASNGDHEVQRTMLEIVNQLDGFDARGNIKVLMATNRPDTLDSALLRPGRIDRRIEFGLPDLEGRKHIFKIHSRTMSVDKNIRYELLARLCPNSTGADLRSVCTEAGMFAIRARRKSISEKDLIDAISKVIKGYKKFSATGRYMVYN from the exons aTGAAGGACGCTGAGGAGGATTCTGAGGAAAAGAAGAAAACCGTACCACTTTCTGAAACagaagttaaaattttaaaatcatac GGAGTTGGACCTTATGCAGCTCCAATTCGTGCAGCTgataatgatataaaagAAGTTATTAAcagaattaataaattatcag GAGTTAAGGAAAGTGATACTGGATTAAATCCTCCTCATATGTGGGACTTAGTGCTTGATCAACGTTCCTTACAGGAAGGAGCGCCACTTCAAGTAGCAAGATgtactaatattattaaccCTGGAACTCCACAAGCTAAATACATCATCAACGTTAAACAAATCGCCAAATTCGTTGTG GGATTGGGAGAGAAGGCCGCCGCTACGGATATAGAGGAGGGTATAAGAGTTGG AGTTGACCGTAACAAGTACAAGATCCAGATAACCTTGCCGCCTAAAATTGACCCGTCTGTAACCATGATGACAGTTGAGGAGAAGCCAAACATCACATACAACGATATAG gTGGATGTAAGGATCAACTAGAGAAGTTAAGGGAGGTGGTTGAGATGCCTCTTTTACAGCCTGAACGTTTTGTACAGCTAGGAATTGACCCACCAAACGGAGTTTTACTTTACGGACCACCAGGAACTGGTAAAACCTTAACAGCTAGAGCTGTTGCAAATCGAACTGACGCTTGTTTTATATGCGTCATAGGCTCAGAACTTGTTCAAAA tataataataatactgaATGATGAAATTAGATATGTTGGAGAAGGAGCCAGACTTGTTAGAGAACTGTTCCAGATGGCAAGGAGTAAGAAGGcatgtatattatttattgatgAAGTTGATGCCATTGGAGGTTCCAGAGGTGAGGACGCGTCAAATGGTGATCACGAGGTTCAGCGAACAATGCTCGAGATTGTGAATCAGCTAGATGGGTTTGATGCCAGGGGTAATATTAAAGTACTAATGGCCACGAACAGGCCTGATACACTAGACTCAGCACTACTAAGACCAGGACGTATAGATAGACGTATAGAATTTGGATTACCAGATCTAGAG GGTAGAAAACATATATTTAAGATCCATTCAAGGACGATGAGCGTGGATAAGAACATAAGATACGAGTTGTTGGCCAGACTCTGTCCAAACAGCACAGGAGCAGACCTAAGAAGCGTGTGTACAGAGGCCGGAATGTTCGCAATCAGAGCCAGACGTAAGAGTATCTCAGAGAAGGACCTGATTGACGCCATTTCTAAAGTCATTAAAGGTTATAAGAAGTTCTCAGCAACTGGAAGATACATGGTCTACAACTGA